A single Myxocyprinus asiaticus isolate MX2 ecotype Aquarium Trade chromosome 50, UBuf_Myxa_2, whole genome shotgun sequence DNA region contains:
- the LOC127438799 gene encoding ADP-ribosylation factor-like protein 4C, with protein sequence MGNGFSNIAAFQSLHIVMLGLDSAGKTTVLYRLKFNEFVNTVPTIGFNTEKIKLSNGTAKGISCHFWDVGGQEKLRPLWKSYSRCTDGIIYVVDSVDVDRLEEAKTELHKVTKFAENQGTPLLVIANKQDLPKSLTVNEIEKHLALHELSPSTTYHVQPACAIIGEGLPEGMDKLYEMIVKRRKSLKQKKKR encoded by the coding sequence ATGGGGAACGGTTTCTCCAACATTGCCGCATTCCAGTCCTTGCACATTGTGATGCTTGGGTTGGATTCGGCTGGGAAAACCACGGTGCTCTACCGCTTAAAGTTTAATGAATTTGTCAACACCGTTCCCACCATTGGCTTCAACACTGAGAAGATCAAACTCAGCAATGGCACCGCCAAAGGGATCAGCTGTCATTTCTGGGACGTTGGTGGCCAGGAGAAGTTGAGACCTTTGTGGAAGTCCTACAGCCGGTGCACGGATGGTATTATTTACGTGGTGGACTCCGTAGATGTCGACAGACTTGAGGAAGCCAAAACGGAACTGCATAAAGTCACCAAATTCGCAGAGAACCAAGGAACTCCTCTACTGGTGATCGCCAATAAGCAGGACCTTCCCAAATCCCTCACGGTTAATGAGATAGAGAAGCACTTGGCACTCCATGAACTCAGTCCATCCACAACCTACCACGTCCAACCGGCCTGTGCTATCATAGGCGAGGGACTCCCTGAGGGAATGGACAAACTATATGAGATGATTGTCAAAAGAAGGAAATCACTGAAGCAGAAGAAGAAACGATAG